In Astyanax mexicanus isolate ESR-SI-001 chromosome 5, AstMex3_surface, whole genome shotgun sequence, a single window of DNA contains:
- the tab1 gene encoding TGF-beta-activated kinase 1 and MAP3K7-binding protein 1: MAAQRRTLMHSHQSWTDDLPLCQLCGVGTAPNCMYGPDGKSTQSHPNEDGHFRFSTDCCFLYGVFNGYDGSRVANFVSQCLTAELLLGQLNSNHSDSDVRRILIQAFDVVEKSYFDTIDDALAEKANLQAQLPEGVPFHQLPSQFQKIAEKLKALEQEVSGGATAVVALILNNKLYIANVGTNRALLCKCTSDRQNQVIQIGRAHTTDNEEELARLAQLGLDPARLRQAGLIAGQSSLRRIGDYKVKFNYTDIDVLSAAKSKPVIAEPEIHGGQSLDGVTGFLMLMSEGLIKALEAAHGPEQANQEMAAMVAAELALQSSLEAVAQSVVERVKRLHHDAYASGRQRAPHCSRHEDMTLLIRTINYALSDGLLTPTQGGRIYPVSVPYSNSQSTSKTSVTLSLVMPCQGTLTNGTNTASTLEGGTPTPGQSPTATLQSTNTQTQSSSSSSGDGSLFRQRGCQAAQPDETGRVPPYVDFTHFYRMWGTEHSEGPGQGVLGPQ; encoded by the exons ATGGCGGCGCAGCGGAGGACTCTTATGCACAGT CACCAGAGCTGGACAGATGACCTGCCGTTGTGTCAGCTGTGTGGGGTGGGTACAGCCCCGAACTGCATGTACGGCCCGGACGGCAAAAGCACCCAAAGCCACCCCAATGAAGATGGCCATTTCCGATTTAG TACCGATTGCTGTTTCCTGTATGGAGTGTTTAACGGTTATGATGGCAGCCGAGTGGCCAACTTTGTGTCCCAGTGTCTGACCGCAGAGCTTTTACTGGGTCAGCTCAACTCTAACCATTCTGACTCTGATGTCCGACGCATTCTGATTCAG GCTTTTGACGTGGTGGAGAAAAGTTACTTTGACACCATAGATGACGCACTGGCAGAAAAGGCCAACCTGCAAGCGCAGCTTCCTGAG GGGGTGCCGTTTCACCAGTTGCCTTCTCAGTTTCAGAAGATTGCAGAGAAGCTGAAAGCCCTCGAGCAAGAGGTTTCTGGTGGAGCCACAGCAGTCGTTGCTTTAATTCTTAATAACAAGCTTTACATCGCTAATGTGG GCACCAATCGTGCTCTGCTCTGTAAGTGCACCAGTGACCGGCAGAACCAGGTAATTCAGATCGGACGGGCTCACACAACTGACAACGAGGAGGAGCTTGCAAGACTGGCCCAACTTG gtcTGGACCCTGCTCGATTGAGACAGGCAGGGCTAATAGCAGGTCAGAGCAGTCTGAGGCGGATTGGAGACTATAAGGTCAAATTCAACTACACAGATATTGATGTGTTAAG TGCAGCCAAGAGTAAGCCAGTCATTGCGGAGCCTGAGATACACGGAGGCCAGTCGTTGGACGGTGTGACCGGTTTCCTAATGCTCATGTCCGAAGGCCTCATTAAGGCTCTCGAGGCTGCCCACGGCCCTGAGCAGGCCAATCAG GAGATGGCTGCCATGGTGGCGGCAGAGCTGGCCCTGCAGAGCAGTCTGGAGGCTGTGGCCCAGTCGGTGGTGGAGCGCGTTAAGCGACTTCATCACGACGCCTACGCCAGCGGCAGGCAGAGAGCACCACACTGCTCTCGACACGAGGACATGACCCTCCTCATCCGCACCATTAATTACGCTCTATCAGACGGCTTGCTCACGCCCACTCAGG gTGGACGTATATACCCAGTCTCCGTGCCCTACTCCAACAGCCAAAGCACCAGTAAGACCAGTGTAACCCTCTCCCTGGTCATGCCCTGCCAGGGCACGCTCACCAATGGGACCAACACCGCCTCCACACTGGAAGGAGGCACACCAACACCAGG GCAGAGTCCCACAGCCACGCTGCAGTCCACCAACACGCAGACGcagagctccagctccagctcggGAGATGGCAGCCTTTTCCGCCAGCGGGGCTGCCAAGCAGCGCAGCCAGACGAGACGGGGCGCGTTCCACCATACGTGGACTTCACTCACTTCTACCGGATGTGGGGGACGGAGCACAGCGAGGGTCCAGGGCAGGGTGTGCTGGGACCCCAATGA